Within Pseudomonas alloputida, the genomic segment ATAGACGCACGGTAGGCTCGATTCGTGACATTTCAAGGTATTCGCCGGGCTGGTGGGCACAGGCAATGTCGCCAGGGCCCAGCACGATGGTCTGGCAGCCCAGTTGCTGAAGATAAGGTGCTTCGGTGCCGAACGCCACCGCTTCAGCGCGATGGCCAGTCAGGCGCTCCGCGACCTGTACCAGTTCGACATCGGCTGCCTGCTCGAACGGCGGCACCTCCGGGAACAGCGGCGCATAGTCGATGCGCACCTCATGGCGCTCGGCCACGAGTACCAGCTTTTCGCGAATGGCCGCGCGCAGCTGGTCCACGTCCATGCCCGGCAGCGGCCGCAGGTCGAACTCCAGGGCGCACTGGCCGCAGATACGGTTGGGGTTGTCACCGCCGTGGATGCAGCCGAAGTTCATGGTCGGGGTCGGCACGGTGAATTGCGGGTTGCTATAGGTTTGTTGCCACTGCTGGCGCAGGCCCATCAGCTCGCCCATGACCGCATGCATGGCCTCCATGGCGCTGCGGCCCAGGCTTGGGTCCGACGAATGGCCGCTGCGACCGAGGATGTCGATGCGGTCCATGAGGATGCCCTTGTGCATGCGGATCGGCCGCAGCCCGGTAGGCTCACCGAGGATCGCTGCACGGCCCAGTGGCTGGCCGGCCTCGGCCAGGGCACGGGCGCCGGACATGGAGCTTTCTTCGTCGCAGGTGGCAAGGATCAGCAGCGGCTCCTTGAAGTCGTGCTCCAGCAGCGGGATGACCGCTTCGATGACCAGGGCGAAGAAGCCCTTCATGTCGCAGCTGCCCAGGCCGACCCAACGGCCATCGGTCTCGATCAGCTTCAGCGGGTCGCTGGCCCACAGCTGTTCGTCATAGGGCACGGTATCGCTGTGCCCGGCCAGCACCAGCCCTCCCGGGCCGGTGCCACGGCTGGCCAGCAGGTTGAACTTGCCGGGGCTGACCTGCTGGATATCGCACTTGAAACCCAGGTCGCCCAGCCAACCGGCCAGCAGGTCGATAACCTGGCGGTTGGACTGGTCCAGCGCAGGTTGGGTACAGCTGACCGAAGGCGCGGCGATCAAGGCGGCAAACTGGTCTTTCAGCGTCGGCAACGGCATGCGCGTACTCCTCGGAAACGTTGCCCATCATAGGACTATCCGCTGTCTGGAATAAACCGTTGAGGGCTGACTGCTGTAGACTCTCTGCCAACCACGCCCCCTCTTTCGAGTCTGTGATGCACAAAGAAACCGAACTGAAGCTCCGCGCCAGCCGCGAGACCCTTGCCGCCCTGCGCGAGCACCCTCTGCTGAAAAAGCGCAACAAGTCCGGCTGGCA encodes:
- the argE gene encoding acetylornithine deacetylase, coding for MPLPTLKDQFAALIAAPSVSCTQPALDQSNRQVIDLLAGWLGDLGFKCDIQQVSPGKFNLLASRGTGPGGLVLAGHSDTVPYDEQLWASDPLKLIETDGRWVGLGSCDMKGFFALVIEAVIPLLEHDFKEPLLILATCDEESSMSGARALAEAGQPLGRAAILGEPTGLRPIRMHKGILMDRIDILGRSGHSSDPSLGRSAMEAMHAVMGELMGLRQQWQQTYSNPQFTVPTPTMNFGCIHGGDNPNRICGQCALEFDLRPLPGMDVDQLRAAIREKLVLVAERHEVRIDYAPLFPEVPPFEQAADVELVQVAERLTGHRAEAVAFGTEAPYLQQLGCQTIVLGPGDIACAHQPGEYLEMSRIEPTVRLLRDLIRHYCLH